A stretch of the Clostridium botulinum genome encodes the following:
- a CDS encoding transketolase family protein, translating into MGNKMATREAYGKALAKLGVENPNVVVFDADLSKSTKTSEFKNVCPERHFNMGIAEANMMAVAAGFSTCGKIPFASTFAIFAAGRAFEQIRNTICYPKLNVKVCATHAGITVGEDGASHQSVEDISLMRSIPNMTVINPSDAVETEAVIRAIAEYNGPCYVRLGRAAVETINDNADYKFEIGKGITLREGKEATIIATGIMVEAALEAYNMLAEEGIKVKVINIHTIKPIDTELITKAAQETGVIVTAEEHSVIGGLGSAVCEVVSETHPVPVMKVGIKDVFGESGKPNELLKAYGLTAEDIVKAVKKGISLK; encoded by the coding sequence ATGGGAAATAAGATGGCTACAAGAGAAGCTTATGGAAAGGCGTTAGCAAAATTAGGAGTGGAGAATCCTAATGTTGTTGTTTTTGATGCAGACTTATCTAAATCAACAAAAACTTCTGAGTTTAAAAATGTTTGTCCGGAAAGACACTTTAACATGGGAATTGCAGAAGCAAATATGATGGCTGTTGCTGCTGGATTTTCAACTTGTGGTAAAATCCCATTTGCTAGTACGTTTGCTATATTTGCAGCAGGAAGAGCTTTTGAACAAATAAGAAACACTATTTGTTATCCAAAGCTAAATGTAAAAGTATGCGCAACTCACGCTGGTATAACAGTTGGTGAAGATGGTGCGTCACACCAATCTGTAGAAGATATTTCACTTATGAGAAGTATTCCTAATATGACAGTTATAAATCCAAGTGATGCAGTAGAAACAGAAGCTGTTATAAGAGCAATAGCTGAATACAATGGACCTTGTTATGTAAGACTTGGAAGAGCTGCTGTAGAAACTATTAATGATAATGCTGACTATAAATTTGAAATAGGAAAAGGCATAACATTAAGAGAAGGTAAAGAGGCTACTATTATAGCTACAGGAATAATGGTAGAAGCTGCTCTTGAAGCATATAACATGTTGGCAGAAGAAGGAATCAAAGTTAAGGTTATCAATATACATACAATAAAACCTATTGATACTGAATTAATAACAAAAGCTGCTCAAGAAACAGGAGTAATAGTTACAGCTGAAGAGCATAGTGTAATAGGTGGACTTGGCTCTGCAGTATGCGAAGTTGTATCAGAAACTCATCCTGTTCCAGTAATGAAAGTTGGAATTAAAGATGTATTTGGTGAAAGTGGTAAACCAAATGAATTATTAAAAGCATATGGTTTAACAGCGGAAGATATAGTTAAGGCTGTAAAAAAAGGAATATCACTTAAATAA
- a CDS encoding PDZ domain-containing protein, with the protein MNVVINTLRSVADAMVTSPYVFVLLMFLFVFYRYNSKIVSIQKMIIGEEVNSALELTISQIVLGILGGVLASVITSYLGVAFDESTSIELMFFLSIFLMFIKPKYICFSYSGALLGFISILLEIMRRMYGVQVEQLKFLNIDIVALMTLVAILHLVEGILVMIDGSRGAIPIFTKKKGKIIGGFALKRYWIMPVAIALIVNSNGYSLGEVISTSSWKTFLAPSTPLNLIAGAAILLMPFYGVIGYSSVTFTKDKKEKSIISGLLIMLYGVILFIFARLAILNIFFKIFVVIFAPTAHEAMLYIQRYGEIKQKPKYISDESGIMVLEVAPNSPAGDMGIKSGDVLLGVNNKKVFKEDDILKTVKEASNNAWFKIKRSAGYLEEIRYKNNNNSKHLGIVFVPMNVPKEKVVLNMDDNKFSEVLNKLKQKSK; encoded by the coding sequence ATGAATGTTGTAATAAATACATTAAGATCTGTGGCAGATGCTATGGTTACGTCTCCTTATGTGTTTGTATTGCTAATGTTTTTATTCGTATTTTATAGGTATAATAGTAAAATAGTTTCTATTCAAAAGATGATTATTGGAGAAGAAGTTAATTCTGCTTTAGAGCTTACAATATCTCAGATTGTATTAGGGATACTTGGAGGGGTTTTGGCAAGTGTAATAACTAGTTATTTAGGAGTGGCATTTGATGAAAGTACATCTATAGAATTAATGTTTTTCTTATCAATATTTCTTATGTTTATAAAGCCTAAATATATATGTTTTTCATATTCAGGAGCATTATTGGGTTTTATAAGCATTTTGCTAGAAATTATGAGAAGAATGTACGGTGTTCAAGTAGAGCAACTTAAATTTTTAAATATAGATATTGTGGCTCTGATGACTTTAGTTGCTATTTTGCATCTTGTAGAAGGAATTTTAGTAATGATAGATGGAAGTAGAGGCGCTATACCTATATTTACGAAAAAGAAGGGCAAGATTATTGGTGGATTTGCGCTTAAAAGATATTGGATTATGCCGGTAGCAATAGCTCTTATAGTGAATTCCAATGGATATTCATTAGGAGAAGTTATATCAACAAGTAGTTGGAAGACATTTTTAGCACCATCAACACCTTTAAATTTAATAGCCGGTGCAGCAATATTACTTATGCCATTCTATGGAGTGATAGGATATAGTAGCGTTACTTTTACTAAAGATAAAAAAGAAAAATCTATAATTTCAGGACTTTTAATAATGTTGTATGGTGTAATATTATTTATTTTTGCTAGACTTGCGATTTTAAATATATTTTTCAAAATATTTGTTGTGATATTTGCACCAACAGCACATGAAGCTATGCTATATATACAAAGATATGGAGAAATAAAGCAAAAGCCTAAGTATATAAGTGATGAAAGTGGAATTATGGTTTTAGAGGTGGCGCCTAATTCACCCGCTGGTGATATGGGAATAAAGAGTGGAGATGTACTTTTAGGTGTTAATAATAAAAAAGTATTTAAAGAAGACGATATTTTAAAAACAGTAAAAGAAGCATCTAATAATGCATGGTTTAAAATAAAGAGATCAGCAGGATATTTGGAAGAAATAAGATATAAAAATAATAATAATTCAAAACACCTTGGAATTGTATTTGTACCTATGAATGTACCTAAAGAAAAAGTTGTTTTAAATATGGATGATAATAAATTTAGTGAGGTACTAAACAAGTTAAAACAAAAAAGTAAATAA
- the ftsX gene encoding permease-like cell division protein FtsX, with protein MKISTIKYFSMDSLISLRRNKTLSIASIITVSLTLFMFGIFLLTMLNANQLLKNLESKLEVSVFLKENVAAAEKQKVASSIKNIQGVAGIKYITKTEALQKLNNQLGEENKDLMKGLDKQNPLPESFIIRVDNSSIIKSVVEKTKGIKSVEKVVANEDLVNQISKITKGVKWVGGVALLIMIPICLFLIGNTIKLAVYARRREVNIMKFVGATDWFIRWPFIIEGVIIGVIGALISSGLLYYAYKAVYLKLTGIIMLLNILTPRYFAMNIVWIFIISGIVIGGIGSILSIRKFLEV; from the coding sequence ATGAAGATTAGTACAATAAAGTATTTTTCCATGGATTCCTTAATAAGCTTAAGAAGAAATAAGACACTTAGTATAGCTTCAATAATTACTGTTTCATTAACATTGTTTATGTTTGGAATATTTCTTTTAACAATGTTAAATGCAAATCAGCTTTTAAAGAATTTAGAATCTAAACTAGAGGTTTCAGTATTCTTAAAAGAAAATGTCGCAGCGGCAGAAAAACAAAAGGTAGCTAGTTCTATTAAGAATATACAAGGTGTAGCCGGAATAAAATACATAACAAAAACAGAAGCACTGCAAAAATTGAATAATCAATTAGGAGAGGAAAACAAAGACTTAATGAAAGGTCTAGATAAGCAAAATCCTCTTCCAGAATCTTTTATTATAAGAGTAGATAATTCATCTATTATTAAGAGTGTAGTAGAGAAGACAAAGGGAATTAAGTCTGTAGAAAAAGTAGTAGCAAATGAGGACTTAGTAAACCAAATTTCTAAAATAACTAAGGGAGTAAAATGGGTTGGTGGTGTAGCATTGCTTATAATGATACCTATTTGTTTATTCCTTATAGGAAATACAATAAAACTAGCTGTGTATGCAAGAAGAAGAGAAGTAAACATAATGAAATTTGTAGGGGCTACTGATTGGTTTATAAGATGGCCATTTATAATAGAAGGAGTAATTATAGGTGTAATAGGTGCTTTAATATCTAGTGGATTATTATATTATGCATATAAAGCGGTTTATCTTAAACTTACAGGTATAATAATGTTATTAAATATATTAACTCCAAGATATTTTGCGATGAATATTGTATGGATATTTATTATATCGGGAATAGTAATAGGTGGAATTGGAAGTATATTATCTATTAGAAAATTCTTAGAGGTTTAA
- a CDS encoding S41 family peptidase codes for MEQRDGNDNERGVKNSSNRRIWWLIVALILILTNFITYILGARLPIKGTRRISERTYEEVMKFEKLFIVKSNLERFYDGKINEKDLIDGAVKGMADSLKDPYTVYMNEKEYKNFSTQTGGNYVGLGIQIGVKNDKVVVVSTFDDSPAKKAGILTKDIIEKVDGERVIGKEYDKAVNRMKGKKGSYVTLTITREGKGTFDVKIKREEIILTSSKGEMVGNNIGYVQISVFDEHTFDQFKNAVNNLKKNGMKGMILDLRQNPGGWLTQAVDITSQFVPKNKVLVSTEDKYKNKEEYKSKGGDLIGMPLVVLIDGGTASASEVFSGAIRDYGMGTLIGENSFGKGIVQSVLYERKFGFGDGTALKVTTSKYYTPKGENIHHKGIRPDIEIKYPEELLRKPYERKNDPQFNRALEVITQKIK; via the coding sequence TTGGAACAAAGGGATGGAAATGATAATGAAAGAGGGGTAAAAAACAGCAGTAATAGACGTATATGGTGGCTAATAGTAGCCCTTATTTTAATTTTAACTAATTTTATAACTTATATTTTAGGAGCTAGACTTCCTATTAAAGGAACTAGAAGAATTAGTGAAAGAACTTATGAAGAAGTAATGAAGTTTGAAAAGTTATTTATAGTTAAGAGCAATCTAGAGAGATTTTATGATGGCAAAATTAATGAAAAAGATTTGATTGATGGAGCTGTTAAGGGCATGGCAGACAGTCTAAAAGATCCATATACAGTTTATATGAACGAAAAGGAATATAAAAATTTTAGCACTCAAACTGGGGGGAACTATGTAGGACTTGGAATCCAGATAGGTGTAAAAAATGATAAGGTGGTAGTAGTATCTACTTTTGATGATTCACCAGCTAAAAAAGCAGGAATACTTACAAAGGATATAATAGAAAAGGTTGATGGAGAAAGAGTAATTGGAAAAGAATATGATAAAGCAGTAAACAGAATGAAAGGAAAAAAAGGTTCTTACGTTACACTAACTATAACTAGAGAAGGAAAGGGAACTTTTGATGTAAAAATTAAAAGAGAAGAGATAATACTTACTTCTTCTAAGGGAGAAATGGTTGGTAATAATATAGGATATGTTCAAATAAGTGTTTTTGATGAACACACATTTGATCAATTTAAGAATGCTGTTAATAATTTAAAGAAAAATGGAATGAAAGGTATGATACTAGATTTAAGACAGAATCCAGGAGGATGGTTAACACAAGCGGTTGATATCACATCACAATTCGTTCCTAAGAATAAAGTTTTAGTATCTACAGAAGATAAGTATAAAAACAAAGAGGAATATAAATCAAAAGGTGGAGATTTGATAGGAATGCCTCTTGTAGTGTTAATAGATGGTGGAACAGCCAGTGCTTCAGAAGTCTTTTCAGGAGCAATAAGAGATTATGGTATGGGAACTTTAATTGGAGAAAATTCTTTTGGAAAAGGAATAGTTCAAAGTGTTCTTTATGAAAGAAAGTTTGGATTTGGTGATGGTACTGCATTAAAAGTTACTACATCAAAGTACTATACACCTAAAGGAGAAAACATACACCATAAAGGAATAAGACCTGATATAGAAATAAAGTACCCAGAAGAATTATTAAGGAAGCCTTATGAAAGGAAAAATGATCCTCAATTTAATAGAGCTTTAGAAGTAATTACACAAAAAATTAAATAG
- a CDS encoding type II toxin-antitoxin system PemK/MazF family toxin, producing the protein MTIVVKRGDIFYADLSPVVGSEQGGIRPVLIIQNNIGNKYSPTVIIAAITSQINKAKLPTHVEISSEEYGLNKDSVVLLEQIRTLDKKRLKEKIGHMSDKDMRKVDEALLISVGL; encoded by the coding sequence ATGACAATTGTAGTAAAAAGAGGAGATATATTTTATGCTGATCTAAGCCCAGTTGTGGGTTCAGAACAAGGAGGAATAAGACCAGTACTTATTATACAAAACAATATTGGAAATAAGTATAGTCCTACAGTAATAATAGCTGCGATTACATCTCAAATAAATAAGGCAAAACTTCCGACTCATGTTGAAATTTCTTCTGAAGAATATGGATTAAATAAAGATTCGGTTGTTTTGTTAGAACAGATTAGGACTTTAGATAAAAAAAGATTAAAAGAGAAAATTGGACATATGTCCGATAAAGATATGAGAAAAGTAGACGAGGCATTATTAATAAGTGTTGGTTTATAA
- the ftsE gene encoding cell division ATP-binding protein FtsE codes for MIEFKNTTKIYDNNIFALSNINLDIDRGEFVFLVGSSGAGKSTFIKLLYKEVDPTTGRIIVNGQDVTQITRKQVPYYRRKIGMVFQDFRLIPTLNVYENVAFAMRVVETPYREIKKRVPQVLSMVGLSHKFKCFPHELSGGEQQRVALARAIVNNPAVLIADEPTGNLDPETSLEIVKILNDINHAGTTIIMATHDKGIVDSMKKRVIAIEKGIIVRDEQRGRYGYED; via the coding sequence ATGATAGAGTTTAAAAATACGACTAAAATATACGATAATAATATTTTTGCACTTTCCAATATAAATTTAGATATTGATAGAGGTGAATTTGTTTTCCTTGTAGGTTCAAGTGGAGCAGGAAAATCCACTTTTATTAAATTATTATACAAGGAAGTAGATCCGACTACAGGAAGAATAATAGTAAATGGACAAGATGTAACGCAAATTACAAGAAAACAAGTTCCTTATTATAGAAGAAAAATAGGAATGGTATTTCAAGATTTTAGATTAATACCTACTTTAAATGTTTATGAAAATGTTGCTTTTGCTATGAGGGTTGTAGAAACACCTTATAGAGAAATCAAAAAAAGAGTTCCACAAGTATTATCTATGGTAGGATTATCACATAAGTTCAAATGTTTTCCACATGAATTATCAGGAGGAGAACAACAAAGGGTAGCACTTGCGAGAGCAATAGTAAATAATCCTGCTGTACTTATTGCTGATGAACCTACAGGTAACTTAGATCCAGAAACATCACTTGAAATTGTAAAAATATTAAATGATATAAACCATGCTGGTACAACCATTATTATGGCAACTCATGATAAGGGAATTGTAGATAGTATGAAAAAAAGGGTTATAGCTATCGAAAAAGGCATAATAGTAAGAGATGAACAGAGGGGGAGATACGGATATGAAGATTAG
- a CDS encoding YitT family protein has translation MKENFKKNIREYTIITLGYVILAIAIKFFLAPNKIANGGITGVAIIINYFIPKLSVGLLMVILNGALFILAFSAIDGKFGARTVYASMGLSILLSILDKFIPPTVAATHDLLLATLFGTLITGIGMGIIFNENASTGGTDIFAKMLTKFKNIDIGKSLLIVDLIIALVSGFIFSAEVGMYGILSVILMGIIIDLVIEGLNACKSIIVISSKKDMVNKYIMEELERGCTLIQGKGAYSGNDKEILFTVLDRKQFIQLKNYIKEIDPSAFIIVSEAHEVLGEGFKNIID, from the coding sequence ATGAAAGAAAATTTTAAGAAAAATATCAGAGAATACACTATTATAACATTAGGATATGTAATATTAGCTATAGCTATAAAATTTTTTTTAGCGCCAAATAAGATTGCTAATGGTGGAATAACTGGTGTAGCTATTATAATAAATTATTTTATTCCTAAGTTAAGTGTAGGTTTATTAATGGTTATATTAAATGGCGCATTATTTATATTAGCATTTTCAGCTATAGATGGTAAGTTTGGGGCTAGGACAGTATATGCTTCAATGGGTTTATCTATTTTATTATCTATTTTAGATAAATTTATTCCACCAACTGTTGCGGCTACTCATGATTTGCTTTTAGCTACTCTATTTGGAACATTAATTACTGGAATAGGAATGGGAATAATTTTTAATGAAAATGCATCAACTGGTGGTACGGATATTTTTGCCAAAATGCTTACTAAATTTAAAAATATAGATATTGGAAAATCTCTTCTTATTGTAGACCTTATAATAGCATTAGTTTCAGGATTTATATTTTCAGCTGAAGTAGGCATGTATGGAATATTATCAGTTATTTTGATGGGGATTATTATAGATTTAGTTATAGAAGGATTAAATGCTTGCAAATCAATAATTGTTATAAGTTCAAAAAAAGATATGGTTAACAAGTATATAATGGAGGAATTAGAAAGAGGGTGTACCTTAATACAAGGAAAAGGTGCATATAGTGGAAATGATAAGGAGATATTATTTACCGTTTTAGACAGAAAGCAGTTTATACAATTAAAAAATTATATAAAGGAAATAGATCCTAGTGCATTTATAATAGTAAGCGAAGCACATGAAGTTTTAGGTGAAGGTTTTAAGAATATAATTGACTGA
- a CDS encoding transketolase codes for MTKDILELKQIAKQIRKDIVQMLTESCSGHPGGSLSIVEILTTLYFKEMNINPEDAKNPDRDRFVLSKGHAAPVLYSALARRGFFNPDELMTLRKFGSMLQGHPNMKYVPGVDMSTGSLGQGISTAVGMAMAGKLDNKDYRVYSVLGDGELAEGQVWEAAMAAAHYKLDNLTAFVDYNGLQIDGKTSDVMGSDPLDAKFEAFGWHVITIDGNDLEEVIKAIEEAKNIKEKPTMILAKTVKGKGVSFMENVASWHGTTPSKEQCEQALEEIGGEK; via the coding sequence ATGACAAAAGACATTCTTGAGCTAAAGCAAATCGCTAAGCAAATAAGAAAAGATATTGTACAAATGCTTACAGAATCATGCTCTGGGCATCCAGGAGGATCACTTTCAATTGTTGAAATATTAACAACTTTATATTTCAAAGAAATGAATATTAATCCAGAAGATGCAAAAAATCCGGATAGAGACAGATTCGTATTATCAAAAGGTCATGCAGCACCAGTTTTATATAGTGCTCTAGCAAGAAGGGGATTTTTCAATCCAGATGAATTAATGACTTTAAGAAAATTTGGTTCAATGCTTCAAGGACATCCGAACATGAAGTATGTTCCAGGAGTAGATATGTCTACTGGTTCATTAGGTCAAGGAATTTCTACAGCAGTAGGAATGGCTATGGCAGGAAAATTGGATAATAAAGATTACAGAGTATACTCAGTACTTGGAGATGGAGAATTAGCAGAAGGTCAAGTTTGGGAAGCAGCAATGGCAGCGGCTCATTACAAACTAGACAATTTAACCGCTTTTGTTGACTATAATGGACTACAAATAGATGGAAAAACAAGTGATGTTATGGGTAGTGATCCTTTAGATGCAAAATTTGAAGCATTTGGATGGCATGTTATAACTATTGACGGAAATGATTTGGAAGAAGTTATAAAGGCAATTGAAGAAGCTAAAAATATAAAAGAAAAACCAACTATGATTCTTGCTAAAACAGTAAAAGGAAAAGGTGTCTCATTTATGGAAAATGTTGCTAGTTGGCATGGAACAACTCCTAGTAAGGAACAATGCGAGCAAGCATTAGAAGAAATCGGAGGTGAAAAATAA